A single Mustela lutreola isolate mMusLut2 chromosome X, mMusLut2.pri, whole genome shotgun sequence DNA region contains:
- the LOC131821650 gene encoding collagen alpha-1(XXVII) chain B-like, which produces MEPLPRGSYYDPGDYYDPSYWLGMYELESVQGTAPEAERGHIPEGNPGFVGNINHEGGVNYGGDLNFESDLNFPGDLNFPGDLNFPGDLNFPGDLNFPGDLNFPGDLNFPGDLNFPGDFNFQGDLNFPGDLNFQGDLNFQGDPNFQGDLNFPGDPNFQGDLNFQGDLNSEGNINFQGNVNLESDIHNEGNINHEEIVSCEGEGNHEVSGGVQELGQQQPEELPQAAAAEAPQPRSRRGVQRNKFTAMQVQELESVFQNTQYPDVVARRELARHMGVTETRVQVWFKNRRAKCRRDERASMLRNAPPANLDHLFIFMLDGS; this is translated from the exons ATGGAGCCTCTGCCCAGAGGCAGCTACTATGACCCCGGTGACTACTACGACCCCAGCTACTGGCTGGGAATGTATGAATTGGAATCTGTGCAGGGCACAGCACCAGAAGCCGAAAGAGGCCACATTCCTGAAGGAAATCCAGGCTTTGTGGGCAACATCAACCACGAAGGTGGCGTCAACTACGGAGGCGATCTCAACTTTGAAAGCGACCTCAACTTTCCAGGCGACCTCAATTTTCCAGGCGACCTCAACTTTCCAGGCGACCTCAACTTTCCAGGCGACCTCAATTTTCCAGGCGACCTCAACTTTCCAGGCGACCTCAACTTTCCAGGCGACCTCAACTTTCCAGGCGACTTCAATTTTCAAGGCGACCTCAACTTTCCAGGCGACCTCAATTTTCAAGGCGACCTCAACTTTCAAGGGGATCCCAACTTTCAAGGCGACCTCAACTTTCCAGGCGACCCCAACTTTCAAGGCGATCTCAACTTTCAAGGCGACCTCAACTCTGAAGGCAACATCAACTTTCAAGGCAACGTCAACCTTGAAAGCGACATCCACAATGAAGGAAATATCAACCATGAAGAGATCGTGAGCTGTGAGGGTGAAGGGAACCACGAGGTCAGCGGTGGCGTCCAGGAGCTGGGGCAGCAGCAGCCCGAAGAGCTACCACAAGCAGCGGCTGCTGAGGCTCCGCAGCCCCGGAGCAGGCGAGGAGTCCAGCGCAATAAGTTCACGGCGATGCAGGTTCAGGAGCTGGAAAGCGTTTTCCAGAACACCCAATACCCAGATGTGGTCGCAAG ACGGGAACTTGCAAGACACATGGGTGTGACTGAAACCCGAGTGCAG GTGTGGTTTAAGAACAGAAGAGCCAAGTGTAGGAGAGATGAGAGAGCTTCAATGCTCAGAAATGCACCACCGGCTAACCTGGACCACCTTTTCATCTTCATGCTGGATGGGTCCTAG